The DNA window GGGACACAGAAGGGAGTCTACACCCAGCCCTGATGTAGCTGAGGTACAACACCAAacgcacaagatcaagccagattTGCCCTAGCGGGCCCCCACCCCCAGAGACACCCAGATGCTTTATTAGGATCATTAACACGGTCACAAGCAGCGTGATTCATCCTTATTCATGACAACTTGCAGGGCCCTGGCAGACCCCCAGAGAACCTTCAGGGCACTCCATCCAGCTGCCGGCCCGGCCGCACTGAGTAGAATCCTAACTGTCCCCACACCatgaattttaaaaaccaaaccaaatgttagtgttttcttgtgtttgttttgtggggtttttttgtttgtttgtttgtttgtttgtaaacagTCTTATCCAAGTTAAAAACCAATGAAGTGTGCAAACGCAGCCTTCTCCCGCCAAGGCTGGGAACCTGCTCCCCAGACCTCCAGCAGACTCCCCAACTCCTGTGGTTCACCCTACCCCCAAGAGGTCGCCTCCTGGCCCGTGTGTAGCCATCAGGCCACGGGCTGTTCATTCCGGCCGCCCACTCTCCCGCCAACCTTCCCAAACTATTGCGAAAAAACACGAAAAGACTAAGATGCTACTGAGTCTGTGACCCGAGGCATTTGGCCTGCTCTGCTCAAACCCAGGTCCCCGAGGGACAGGGGACGACCACTCTTGGTCAGGGCGGTGCTGCGCCTAAGGCAAGGGCGCTCAAATCTCTGACTCCCGTCTGTAGGGCCGCTGCTCCAGGGCGCCACTGCCCGCCTGAAGCCTGTCAAAGTCATGCTCAGGCTGAGGGCTACGGCCATCCCTTTCTGTGGCCACCTCGTCCTCCTCGTCCCGGCTCAGGAAGGCCAGCTCGTTCTCATAGCAGAAGGAGTTGGCGCTGGGCAGGAGGAACTTGTTCTCCACCAGGTCCTTGGCGCTGCAGCGGGGCGTAGAGGGCACCTCGTAGGTCTTGTGGAAGTGTGAGTAGTCAATCTTGTACTGGTTCTTCTCCTCAAAGAGCACCGGTTCAAAGCGGTGGCCCCACAGGATCTCGTTGGCTAGGTAGGAGCTGCGAGCCTGTGTGGTCATGGCCGTGGCTTCCACCATGCCTTCTAAGATGACCACGATCTCAAAGTCGTCCGTCTCGAGGTCCTGGCGGCTAATGCCGAACAGCGGGCTGGCCTCATCGATCTCGTGCAAGATGGTGATGGGCGAGACCAGGAAGATGCGGTCCAGACCCTTGTCAAAGCCCACGTCGATGTCAATCTGGTCCAGCGGGATGTACTCACCCTCCTCCGTGACCCTGGGCTTGATGAGCTGGGCCCGCACGTGAGCCTCCACGATGTGGCTCTTGCGCAGGTTCCCCACGCGCCACATGAGACAGAGCTTGCCGTCCCTCAGGGCCACCACGGCGTTGTGGCTGAAAAGCAGGGTCTGCGCTCGCTTCTTGGGCCGGGCCATCTTGGCCATGATGGCGCCGATCATGAAGGAGTCGATGATGCAGCCCACGATGGACTGGGCCACCACCATGAAGACGGCCACGGGGCACTCCTCGGTCACGCAGCGCAGCCCGTAGCCAATGGTGGTCTGCGTCTCAATGGAGAAGAGAAAGGCTGCCATGAAGCCGTGGACCTGCAGCACACAGGGCGTGCGGCCGCGACCCTCGGCCGGCTCCAGGTCTCCGTGGGCGACGGCAATGACCCAGAAGATGATGCCGAACAGCAGCCAGGAGGCGAGGAAGGCCAGGGAGAAGATGAGCAGCATGTAGCGCCAGCGGATGTCCACACATGTGGTGAACATGTCGGCCAGGTAGCGCTGCGACTTCTCGTCCATGTTGGCGAACTCAATGTTGCACTGGCCGTTCTTCTTGACGAAGCGGTTGCGGCACCGGCGCCGCGTGTGCACCTTGCCGTTGCCAAAGCCGTTGGCGCCTGACATGGTAACCAGGTGCAGCCCGTCCTCCTCTGATGATACGATGCTGTAGGGGTTGGCCCGGCTGGCTGCGGTCATCCCGGGGTCTGGTGGACCCTGGCCTGCCCCCAGGCTGACTCCGGGCGGGGGCACTCCTGCAAAAGAGAGGACAGTAGGTCTGTCTGGGCAGGCAGCCAAGGCCCATGACAGTCGCTGGCAGTCGCAGGCCAAGTTTAGTCACCACAGATCCCTCCCACTTGAAGCCTGCTCCTCCATCCAGCTTCTCAGCTTGGAGAACCGACTCCTCGGCCTCCCAGCAGCCCCAGCCAGAAAGAAGCCTTGGCTCCCTCTCATCTCTTCTCACTCCCATGCCGAGGGCCCTGGTTTcgatatatttatattttctctcaTAGCCCAAGTCCTGATCACCTCCAGCCCGGACCAAGGCAGGGGCCACCTCACCAGCCTCACTTCATCTATCTGCCTTACTCCCAGTCCCCCAATGGCAGGCACCAGGACCCTCAAAGGTGCCAAGTcgaatcccatccttcctctgcTCACAGCCAGCCGACCCTGGGAGCTACACAGGCCGTCAAACAAACACTCCTCCCAGCTGAACACAGACACTCCTCcctccacacaggcacacacatgctccCTCACACTCCCTCACCccatacatgctcacacacatacacacatacacacacacacacacacaaacactttccCACAGCAGTGCTGAGGTACAGGCTTTGCTCCGATGATGGGATGACAGCCCCCCCCCATGCCCTAGAAGTAACATACAAATGGTTCTAACCCACACCCTGCACACTCCAGCGCAGGTCTTCATGGGGGCTATCAATAGTAACAGTCATAAGCACTGTGGCACCGGCCAGTTTTTCCTGCTAAGATTACCAGCTCCCTCACATCAGGCCACCTTACCCTGGGCCTAGAACAGGTGTGCCAAGCCCCAGGCCTCATTATATCTGACACTCCATGTTCACTCTGCCCATCCTCTTGAAGCCCAAGCACCCAAGCACCCACAGGTTATACCCgtatcttttctatttttcagtCATATGATATAAAGGGTAGCCCTAGAGTAGACACCCAGATTGGGTCCTTTAAGGTTGCCCTAACTTCAGAACAAGCATCTTCCCCCTTCTCTGCTTCTATTACCACCTTTGGCCTCCTACAAAGAATACCTATCTCTGGGCCAGCCTAGctcacagcccccccccccccacgcccCAGAGAAGGTCTGAAGAATGGCACCACCATGGCCAGAAAAAACTCATGTCTCAGGCCTAGGCTTTGCACACTCCCCattgctccacaaggaccagcgTGAGGCCAAGCCTGGGATCACAGCACGCCTGGCCCTGTAGGCTCTAGCCTGTCTCAGCTGGGCTGAAGTGAAAGTGGGTGTCCACTGTTATAGCAGGGTGCTGACGAGCTGGATGTGCTATGTCTCCCCAAAACAGGGCTGTGCGCACCCCAAGACCTACCCAATTACACTACAGTTTAGAGCCCGACAAAGCCTTGGAGCCCCCAATCACGTGATGTCACTAGACAGACAAAGAGAT is part of the Meriones unguiculatus strain TT.TT164.6M chromosome 11, Bangor_MerUng_6.1, whole genome shotgun sequence genome and encodes:
- the Kcnj12 gene encoding ATP-sensitive inward rectifier potassium channel 12 is translated as MTAASRANPYSIVSSEEDGLHLVTMSGANGFGNGKVHTRRRCRNRFVKKNGQCNIEFANMDEKSQRYLADMFTTCVDIRWRYMLLIFSLAFLASWLLFGIIFWVIAVAHGDLEPAEGRGRTPCVLQVHGFMAAFLFSIETQTTIGYGLRCVTEECPVAVFMVVAQSIVGCIIDSFMIGAIMAKMARPKKRAQTLLFSHNAVVALRDGKLCLMWRVGNLRKSHIVEAHVRAQLIKPRVTEEGEYIPLDQIDIDVGFDKGLDRIFLVSPITILHEIDEASPLFGISRQDLETDDFEIVVILEGMVEATAMTTQARSSYLANEILWGHRFEPVLFEEKNQYKIDYSHFHKTYEVPSTPRCSAKDLVENKFLLPSANSFCYENELAFLSRDEEDEVATERDGRSPQPEHDFDRLQAGSGALEQRPYRRESEI